A genomic region of uncultured Fusobacterium sp. contains the following coding sequences:
- a CDS encoding thymidylate kinase has product MGKIIVIEGTDSSGKETQSKKIFERLLKENKKVRKLSFPNYDSPACEPVKMYLAGAFGNKALDVNPYPVSTMFAIDRYASYKMDWEKFYNEDGIIITDRYTTSNMVHQASKIKEDKEKNEYLNWLEDLEYEKIGIPRPDIVIFLNMPVEMAAKLMAERKNKITGEEKKDIHEQDLNYLKESYINACNIAKQYNWQEIKCVENERLKTIEEINDEIYSIVQNIMK; this is encoded by the coding sequence ATGGGAAAAATTATAGTTATAGAGGGAACTGATTCAAGTGGAAAGGAAACTCAAAGTAAAAAAATATTTGAAAGACTATTAAAGGAAAATAAAAAGGTAAGAAAATTATCTTTTCCTAATTATGATAGTCCAGCTTGTGAGCCTGTAAAGATGTATTTAGCTGGAGCTTTTGGAAATAAAGCTTTAGATGTAAATCCTTATCCAGTGTCAACAATGTTTGCTATAGATAGATATGCTTCTTATAAAATGGACTGGGAAAAATTTTATAATGAAGATGGAATTATAATAACAGATAGATATACTACTTCAAATATGGTACATCAAGCTTCTAAAATTAAAGAGGATAAAGAAAAAAATGAGTATCTAAATTGGCTTGAAGACTTAGAGTATGAGAAGATAGGAATACCTAGACCTGATATTGTAATATTTTTAAATATGCCAGTTGAAATGGCTGCAAAACTTATGGCAGAAAGAAAAAATAAGATAACTGGAGAAGAGAAAAAAGATATTCATGAGCAAGATTTAAACTATTTAAAAGAATCTTATATCAATGCTTGTAATATAGCAAAGCAATATAATTGGCAAGAGATTAAATGTGTAGAAAATGAAAGATTAAAAACAATAGAAGAGATAAATGATGAAATATATTCAATTGTACAGAATATAATGAAATAG
- a CDS encoding peptidylprolyl isomerase yields MAIRKFRKHIKPFIWFITILFILSSAMLAYMNMRSSYDRTNIYALKLNGNKISKIDIEKAKNNLSQGYSRFLGDRVDKDLVEVIAFDDVINRNIALEIADNLNIKVPNKEVSSQYEAIENSIGNKEQFKRMLAAQGYTTKTFKIEIKNSILIEKMFEKIKEGIVPTEEEILKNYEDGKYTLYNEKSLEEVKEEIINRIKEKKGMEEYLILLEKNKNNIKIENVAPEYAELVEKVEIEKDGFKVTNVDLAKRVLNNLYATNGNKEEAELAAKKQYEEQINLAKEAIKRGIKVDENLPVDYKLEYYQQELFKNIKESIKPTDSELQTYFKNNSLKYDVFPSAQAEIAVVQIEPSSADKEIAKKEAEEILLSLTPENFKEKAKEYSNGPSAGNGGELGWFSKGDMVEPFQKAVFEGEVGKVYPTPVETIFGYHLILIEDRNDKEERAKASHILVVPKVSMETKIAKGEEIKTLMAKLENKEVSFNNLANERKDIVQSNTFKINNAGYISGLGYNEILAKTILDAPLDKVENLTVEDKIYIFHKVEDTKYKKAEFKDVKERVKEDYLNSKAQEEMKKYI; encoded by the coding sequence ATGGCAATAAGAAAATTTCGTAAACATATAAAACCATTTATCTGGTTCATTACAATATTATTTATATTATCATCTGCAATGCTTGCATATATGAATATGAGAAGTTCATATGATAGAACTAATATATATGCTCTAAAATTAAATGGAAATAAGATATCTAAAATTGATATTGAAAAAGCAAAAAATAATTTATCTCAAGGATATTCAAGATTTTTAGGAGATAGAGTTGATAAAGATTTAGTAGAAGTAATAGCCTTTGATGATGTTATAAATAGAAATATAGCTTTAGAGATAGCTGACAATTTAAATATAAAAGTACCTAATAAAGAGGTAAGTTCTCAATATGAAGCTATAGAAAATTCTATTGGAAATAAAGAGCAATTTAAAAGAATGTTAGCAGCTCAAGGATATACTACAAAAACTTTCAAAATAGAGATAAAAAATAGCATCTTAATAGAAAAAATGTTTGAGAAGATTAAAGAGGGAATAGTTCCAACTGAAGAAGAGATTCTTAAAAACTATGAAGATGGAAAATATACTCTATACAATGAAAAATCACTAGAAGAGGTAAAAGAAGAGATAATTAATAGAATTAAAGAGAAAAAAGGAATGGAAGAGTATTTAATTCTATTAGAGAAAAATAAAAATAATATAAAAATAGAAAATGTAGCTCCAGAATATGCAGAATTAGTTGAAAAAGTTGAGATAGAAAAAGATGGATTTAAAGTAACAAATGTAGATTTAGCTAAAAGAGTTTTAAATAACTTATATGCAACTAATGGAAATAAAGAAGAAGCTGAATTAGCAGCTAAAAAACAGTATGAAGAACAAATAAATCTAGCGAAGGAAGCTATAAAAAGAGGAATAAAGGTAGATGAAAATCTTCCTGTTGACTATAAACTTGAATATTATCAACAAGAGCTATTTAAAAATATCAAAGAATCAATAAAACCAACAGATTCTGAATTACAAACATATTTTAAAAATAATAGTTTAAAATATGATGTTTTCCCAAGTGCTCAAGCTGAGATAGCTGTAGTTCAAATAGAGCCTTCAAGTGCAGATAAAGAGATTGCTAAAAAGGAAGCTGAAGAAATTTTACTTTCTCTTACTCCAGAAAACTTTAAAGAAAAAGCTAAGGAGTATTCAAATGGACCAAGTGCTGGAAATGGTGGAGAATTAGGATGGTTCTCTAAAGGGGATATGGTTGAACCTTTCCAAAAAGCTGTCTTTGAAGGAGAGGTTGGAAAAGTTTATCCAACTCCTGTAGAAACTATATTTGGATATCATTTAATTTTAATAGAAGATAGAAATGATAAAGAAGAGAGAGCAAAAGCAAGTCATATTCTTGTAGTTCCAAAAGTTTCAATGGAAACTAAGATTGCTAAGGGAGAAGAGATAAAAACTTTAATGGCTAAATTAGAAAATAAAGAAGTTTCTTTTAATAATTTAGCTAATGAGAGAAAAGATATTGTTCAAAGTAATACTTTTAAAATAAATAATGCTGGTTATATTTCAGGATTAGGGTACAATGAGATCTTAGCCAAAACAATATTAGATGCACCTTTAGATAAAGTTGAAAATTTAACAGTTGAAGATAAAATATATATCTTTCATAAAGTTGAAGATACAAAATATAAAAAAGCTGAATTTAAAGATGTAAAAGAGAGAGTAAAAGAGGACTACTTAAATAGTAAAGCTCAAGAGGAAATGAAGAAATATATTTAA
- a CDS encoding isoprenyl transferase: MEKQVPNHIAIIMDGNGRWAKKRGLPRTFGHKEGAAALRKIITHAAKLGIKYLTVYAFSTENWKRSQEEVSALMFLFKSYIKNEEKNIMENNIRFMVSGRRENVSESLLEAIDKLQEKSKNNSGLTFNIAFNYGGRAEIIDAVNKILKSGKTSIDEVEFSKYLYNDIPDPELLIRTSGELRISNFLLWQIAYSEIYITDTLWPDFDEKELDKAIESYEKRDRRFGGVK, from the coding sequence ATGGAAAAACAAGTGCCAAATCATATAGCTATAATTATGGATGGAAATGGAAGATGGGCAAAAAAAAGGGGATTGCCAAGAACTTTTGGACACAAAGAAGGGGCAGCAGCTCTTAGAAAAATAATAACACATGCTGCTAAATTAGGAATTAAATATTTAACAGTTTATGCTTTTTCTACAGAGAATTGGAAGAGAAGCCAAGAGGAAGTAAGTGCTTTAATGTTTCTTTTTAAAAGTTATATAAAAAATGAAGAAAAGAATATTATGGAAAATAATATTAGATTTATGGTATCTGGAAGAAGAGAGAATGTAAGTGAATCTCTTTTAGAAGCTATTGATAAACTTCAAGAAAAAAGTAAAAATAATAGTGGACTGACATTTAATATAGCTTTTAACTATGGTGGTAGAGCAGAGATAATTGATGCTGTGAATAAAATTTTAAAGTCAGGAAAAACTTCGATTGATGAGGTAGAGTTTTCTAAATATTTATACAATGATATTCCTGATCCAGAACTTCTTATAAGAACAAGTGGAGAATTAAGAATTTCAAATTTCCTATTATGGCAAATAGCTTATTCTGAAATTTATATTACAGATACTTTATGGCCTGATTTTGATGAAAAGGAATTAGATAAAGCAATAGAAAGTTATGAAAAAAGAGATAGACGTTTTGGAGGAGTTAAATAA
- the dxr gene encoding 1-deoxy-D-xylulose-5-phosphate reductoisomerase, producing MKKIIILGSTGSIGTNALEVIRKAKDKFQVIGISGHKNYKLLMEQIEEFKPKYVSTGSDEGYHIIKERFPEVEVYFGDEGLKNLATKEEYDILLTAVSGAVGIEATVEGIKKGKRIALANKETMVAAGPYINRLLKENPKAEIVPVDSEHSAIFQSMLGGKKDEVRKIIITASGGTFRGKKIEELKDVSVEQALKHPNWSMGKKITIDSSTLVNKGLEVIEAHELFGVSYEDIEVLVHPQSVIHSMVEFKDRAVIAQLGAPDMKLPIQYAFTYPDRMESLALEPLDFTKFSTLTFEKPDHETFKGISLAFKAGRIRKTMPAVLNAANEVAVELFLKGKIKFLTIYEIIERAMERHIPLEIDGVEIIKKVDKETREWVYLHYAR from the coding sequence ATGAAAAAAATAATAATATTAGGTTCAACTGGAAGTATTGGAACAAATGCTTTAGAAGTTATTAGAAAGGCAAAGGATAAATTTCAAGTAATAGGAATAAGTGGACATAAAAATTATAAACTTTTAATGGAGCAGATTGAAGAGTTTAAACCTAAATATGTTTCTACAGGAAGTGATGAAGGATATCATATTATAAAAGAGAGATTTCCTGAAGTAGAAGTTTATTTTGGAGATGAGGGACTTAAAAATTTAGCAACAAAAGAGGAGTATGATATCCTTCTTACTGCAGTAAGTGGAGCTGTTGGAATAGAGGCAACAGTTGAGGGAATAAAAAAAGGAAAGAGAATAGCTCTAGCTAATAAAGAAACAATGGTAGCAGCAGGACCATATATAAATAGATTATTAAAAGAAAATCCAAAGGCAGAGATAGTTCCTGTTGACAGTGAACATTCAGCTATCTTTCAATCGATGTTAGGTGGAAAAAAAGATGAAGTAAGAAAGATTATAATTACTGCAAGTGGAGGAACTTTTAGAGGGAAAAAAATAGAGGAGTTAAAAGATGTAAGTGTTGAACAAGCTTTAAAACATCCTAATTGGTCTATGGGGAAAAAAATAACTATCGACTCATCTACTCTTGTAAATAAAGGATTAGAAGTAATAGAGGCCCATGAACTTTTTGGTGTTTCATATGAAGATATAGAAGTATTGGTTCATCCTCAAAGTGTAATTCATTCTATGGTAGAGTTTAAAGATAGAGCTGTGATAGCTCAATTAGGTGCTCCAGATATGAAGTTACCTATTCAGTATGCTTTTACTTATCCTGATAGAATGGAAAGTTTAGCTTTAGAGCCTTTAGATTTTACTAAATTTTCAACTTTAACTTTTGAAAAACCAGACCATGAAACATTTAAGGGAATAAGTTTAGCTTTTAAAGCTGGAAGAATAAGAAAAACTATGCCAGCAGTTCTAAATGCAGCAAATGAAGTAGCAGTAGAACTATTTTTAAAAGGAAAAATAAAGTTTTTAACAATTTATGAGATAATAGAAAGAGCTATGGAAAGACATATTCCATTAGAAATAGATGGAGTAGAGATAATAAAAAAAGTAGATAAAGAAACAAGAGAATGGGTATATTTACATTATGCGAGGTAA
- a CDS encoding sigma-54 dependent transcriptional regulator, whose protein sequence is MKNAILAISERKETLKQIRKELAEHYEIITFNNLLDALDMLRESDFDIILLDEYLTWFNFAEAKRKLSGLGKDFVIVGLLEDETEEAIQELKNADIYNYLVKPVELKEMNRIILPALKNLEMLKEKRKLEEKLASLEEESEIVGQSSRIKDVKNLVEKVAESDLAVLITGENGLGKEIVAKEIYKKSDRRKNNYIVVSCASLPEETMERELFGYERGAFTGANSSKRGLLEEADGGTIFLDDISAMDIKCQAKLLKVIEYGELKRVGGNKTRRVDVRFIASSNRDLKDETEKGRFRKDLYHRLTAFPIEVPPLRERKEDIPLLANYFLNKVVRELHRDTPVISGEAMKYLMEYSYPGNIRELKNMIERMVILSTDKVIDVEDLPLEIKMKSDTVENKTVVGVGPLKDILEQEIYSLADVEKVVIAIALQKTRWNKQETSKLLGIGRTTLYEKIRKYGLDFK, encoded by the coding sequence ATGAAAAATGCTATTTTAGCAATTTCAGAGAGAAAAGAGACTTTAAAACAAATAAGAAAAGAATTAGCAGAACATTATGAAATAATTACTTTTAATAACTTATTAGATGCTTTAGATATGTTAAGAGAGAGTGATTTTGATATTATTCTTTTAGATGAGTATTTAACTTGGTTTAATTTTGCTGAAGCTAAAAGAAAATTAAGTGGATTAGGAAAAGATTTTGTAATAGTTGGACTATTAGAAGATGAAACAGAAGAAGCTATCCAAGAGTTAAAAAATGCAGATATCTATAACTATTTAGTAAAACCTGTAGAGTTAAAAGAGATGAATAGAATTATACTACCTGCTTTAAAAAATCTTGAGATGTTAAAAGAGAAAAGAAAATTAGAGGAAAAATTAGCTAGTCTTGAAGAAGAGAGTGAAATAGTAGGACAATCTTCAAGAATAAAAGATGTAAAAAATCTAGTTGAAAAAGTTGCTGAAAGTGATTTAGCAGTTTTAATTACTGGAGAAAATGGATTAGGTAAAGAGATTGTTGCTAAAGAGATCTATAAGAAAAGTGACAGAAGAAAGAATAACTATATAGTTGTAAGTTGTGCTTCTCTTCCAGAAGAAACTATGGAAAGAGAGTTATTTGGATATGAAAGAGGAGCTTTTACTGGAGCTAACTCAAGTAAAAGAGGACTTTTAGAAGAAGCAGATGGAGGAACTATATTCTTAGATGATATCTCTGCTATGGATATTAAATGCCAAGCTAAACTTTTAAAAGTTATTGAATATGGAGAGTTAAAAAGAGTTGGTGGAAATAAAACTAGAAGAGTAGATGTAAGATTTATTGCTTCAAGTAATAGAGATCTTAAAGATGAAACTGAAAAGGGAAGATTCAGAAAAGATCTATACCACAGATTAACAGCTTTCCCAATTGAAGTTCCACCTTTAAGAGAGAGAAAAGAGGATATCCCATTATTAGCTAACTATTTCTTAAATAAAGTTGTAAGAGAGTTACATAGAGATACTCCTGTAATTTCTGGAGAAGCTATGAAATATTTAATGGAATATTCATATCCAGGAAATATTAGAGAATTAAAAAATATGATAGAGAGAATGGTAATACTATCTACAGATAAAGTAATTGATGTTGAAGATTTACCACTTGAAATAAAAATGAAATCAGATACTGTTGAAAATAAAACAGTAGTTGGAGTAGGACCTTTAAAAGATATCTTAGAACAAGAGATCTATAGTCTTGCTGATGTTGAAAAAGTTGTAATTGCAATAGCTTTACAAAAAACAAGATGGAATAAGCAAGAAACTTCTAAGTTATTAGGAATAGGAAGAACTACACTTTATGAAAAAATTAGAAAATATGGATTAGATTTTAAATAA
- a CDS encoding M50 family metallopeptidase has product MEILIAILVLGIIIFIHELGHFLTAKFFKMPVSEFSIGMGPQVYSYDTVKTTYSFRAIPIGGYVNIEGMEVDSKVEDGFNSKPAYARFIVLIAGVFMNFLLAFIIMFSSIYSNGKYIPSEKPIIGDIFKEAKAYEYLQKKDKILEIEGIKIEHWNDIGKNLKLKNENEEVQMKIERAGETKDIIVPLTLDPNSDRKMLGVLPEYSIEKFSILEASKLSIKSGVRIVEDTLTGLKMMITGKVKRDEISGPIGIIKVVGEASKEGASIVFWLMALLSVNIGVLNLLPLPALDGGRIIFVLLEMIGVRVNKKVEERIHTAGMLILFGLIIFITTNDIFNIIK; this is encoded by the coding sequence ATGGAAATACTAATAGCTATTTTAGTATTAGGAATAATTATTTTTATTCATGAACTAGGACATTTTTTAACAGCTAAATTTTTTAAAATGCCAGTTAGTGAATTTTCTATTGGAATGGGACCTCAAGTATATTCATATGATACTGTAAAGACAACTTATTCTTTTAGAGCTATCCCTATAGGTGGATATGTAAATATTGAAGGAATGGAAGTTGATAGTAAAGTAGAAGATGGTTTTAATTCAAAACCAGCATATGCTAGATTTATAGTATTAATAGCTGGTGTATTTATGAACTTTTTATTAGCTTTTATAATAATGTTCTCTTCAATATATAGTAATGGTAAATATATTCCAAGTGAAAAGCCTATTATTGGAGATATATTTAAAGAGGCAAAAGCCTATGAATATCTTCAAAAAAAGGATAAAATTCTTGAAATTGAAGGAATTAAAATAGAACATTGGAATGATATAGGAAAAAATTTAAAATTAAAAAATGAAAATGAAGAAGTTCAAATGAAAATTGAGAGAGCTGGAGAGACAAAAGATATTATAGTTCCTTTAACTTTAGACCCTAATTCAGATAGAAAGATGTTAGGTGTTTTACCAGAGTATTCAATAGAGAAATTTAGTATACTAGAAGCTTCAAAATTAAGTATAAAAAGTGGTGTAAGAATAGTTGAAGATACACTTACTGGATTGAAGATGATGATTACTGGTAAAGTAAAAAGGGATGAAATAAGTGGTCCAATAGGAATAATAAAAGTTGTAGGAGAAGCTTCTAAAGAGGGAGCAAGTATAGTATTTTGGTTAATGGCTCTTCTTTCAGTAAATATAGGGGTATTAAATTTATTACCTTTACCTGCTTTAGATGGTGGAAGAATCATTTTTGTCCTTTTAGAAATGATAGGTGTGAGAGTAAATAAAAAAGTTGAAGAGAGAATTCATACAGCAGGAATGTTAATTTTATTTGGATTAATTATTTTTATTACAACAAATGATATTTTTAATATAATAAAATAA
- a CDS encoding sigma 54-interacting transcriptional regulator: MMILKRIQNYIKQYIEVISNILQCEVEIVDENLIRIAGTGYFEKILEKKLEGSIYPNVFLTEESHIIVNPRENKLCKNCKSKENCKEELEISTPIFYKGQVIGVIGLVCFKKEDKNRLLTNIELYLKFIEQISELISSKLFEVEEEVEKRERVDIFKKIIDNYDKGIIILDENGKILDINNKAIDELKINDISMITYPKLNIIPKREKLNENNTYLIELNNNRIIVYGNIIKLKSLTNKEYKIFLFELLNKNNIKLNLNKEIDKKINLNDIIGNNNKIVEIKDMIKKVSDSLSTILIVGESGTGKELVARAIHSNSLRSNFPFVAINCGAIPESLLESELFGYVRGAFSGAINEGRAGKFELANNGTIFLDEIGDMPLSLQVKLLRVLQEKKIERLGSNKSIDLNIRIIAATNANLEEMIVEKKFRKDLYYRLNVLQIELPPLRERKEDIILILEYLIKKYSLIFDKNPLKIDEDLKKIFINYNWPGNIRELENIVEYLVNMQDEDGNIEPKIKEKLREKLSLKKIKEKRDMNVNNLTTLEDMEKEMIKKVLNKYGISKVGKNLCAKELGIGIATLYRKIEKYKL; this comes from the coding sequence ATGATGATATTAAAAAGAATACAAAATTATATAAAACAATATATTGAAGTAATATCAAATATTTTACAATGTGAAGTTGAAATTGTTGATGAAAATTTAATAAGAATAGCTGGAACTGGATATTTTGAAAAAATTTTAGAAAAAAAGTTAGAAGGGTCAATATATCCTAATGTATTTTTAACAGAAGAAAGCCATATTATTGTTAATCCACGTGAAAATAAATTATGTAAAAACTGTAAATCAAAAGAAAATTGTAAAGAAGAGTTAGAGATATCTACACCTATTTTTTACAAAGGACAAGTTATTGGTGTTATTGGATTAGTTTGTTTTAAAAAAGAAGATAAAAATAGATTATTAACTAATATAGAATTATATTTAAAATTTATCGAACAAATAAGTGAATTAATTTCAAGTAAGCTTTTTGAAGTAGAAGAAGAAGTGGAAAAAAGAGAAAGGGTAGATATTTTTAAAAAAATTATTGATAATTATGATAAAGGAATAATAATATTAGATGAAAATGGCAAAATATTAGATATCAATAATAAGGCAATAGATGAATTAAAAATAAATGATATATCTATGATTACATATCCTAAGTTAAATATTATTCCGAAACGAGAAAAACTTAATGAAAATAATACTTATTTAATAGAGTTAAATAATAATAGAATAATTGTTTATGGAAATATAATCAAATTAAAATCTTTAACAAATAAAGAATATAAAATTTTTTTATTTGAATTATTAAATAAAAATAATATAAAATTAAATTTAAATAAAGAAATAGATAAAAAAATTAATTTAAATGATATTATAGGAAATAATAATAAAATAGTTGAAATAAAAGATATGATAAAAAAAGTGTCAGATAGTCTTTCTACAATTTTAATTGTAGGAGAAAGTGGAACAGGAAAAGAATTAGTAGCTAGAGCAATACATAGCAATAGTTTACGTTCAAATTTTCCTTTTGTAGCTATAAATTGTGGAGCTATTCCAGAAAGTCTATTAGAAAGTGAATTATTTGGATATGTAAGAGGAGCATTTAGTGGTGCTATTAATGAAGGAAGAGCAGGAAAATTTGAATTAGCTAATAATGGAACAATATTTTTAGATGAGATTGGTGATATGCCTCTATCACTTCAGGTAAAATTATTGAGAGTACTACAAGAAAAAAAGATAGAAAGATTAGGCTCAAATAAAAGTATAGATTTAAATATTAGAATAATAGCAGCAACTAATGCAAATTTAGAAGAAATGATTGTAGAAAAAAAATTTAGAAAAGATTTGTATTATAGATTAAATGTATTACAAATTGAATTGCCACCTTTGAGAGAAAGAAAAGAGGATATTATTTTAATATTAGAGTATTTAATAAAAAAATATAGTTTAATATTTGATAAAAATCCTTTAAAAATAGATGAAGATTTAAAAAAAATATTTATAAATTATAATTGGCCAGGTAATATAAGAGAATTAGAGAATATTGTGGAATATTTAGTTAATATGCAAGATGAAGATGGAAATATTGAACCAAAAATAAAAGAAAAATTAAGAGAAAAACTAAGTTTAAAAAAAATAAAAGAAAAAAGAGATATGAATGTAAATAATTTGACTACATTAGAAGATATGGAAAAAGAAATGATAAAAAAAGTTTTGAATAAATATGGAATTTCTAAAGTAGGAAAAAATTTATGTGCTAAGGAATTAGGAATAGGTATAGCTACTTTATATAGAAAAATTGAAAAATATAAATTATAA
- a CDS encoding phosphatidate cytidylyltransferase: protein MLSRIIVALIGIPILIWVLYFGGFPLLIFTNIIVGMGVYEFYQMAEIGGKKPHKLLGILMALIIPNVLFFKELNKISLGIEGIIAICTLVAISVRVIQNRVEEASIDLGETVLGAIYVGVLFSHILLISLLPNGGKWLLTAQIMVWVCDSFAYFVGMAIGRKIFSRGFNSISPKKSIEGSIGGTIFTILSLFLLDKYFNLVQGGIPFINVVILGGFISAVAQIGDLGESMFKREFKVKDSGTILRGHGGILDRFDSMIFVAPVMYYLLKFIIL, encoded by the coding sequence ATGTTAAGTAGAATAATTGTAGCTCTAATAGGAATTCCCATTTTAATATGGGTATTGTATTTTGGAGGATTTCCATTACTTATTTTTACAAATATTATAGTAGGAATGGGAGTTTATGAATTTTATCAAATGGCTGAAATTGGAGGAAAAAAGCCACATAAATTACTTGGAATACTTATGGCATTAATTATTCCAAATGTTTTATTTTTTAAAGAGTTAAATAAAATATCTTTAGGAATAGAGGGAATTATTGCTATATGTACTCTAGTAGCAATAAGTGTTAGAGTAATTCAAAATAGAGTGGAAGAAGCGAGTATTGATTTAGGAGAAACTGTATTAGGAGCTATATATGTAGGAGTACTTTTTTCACATATTCTTTTAATAAGTTTATTACCAAATGGTGGAAAATGGCTTTTAACTGCTCAAATAATGGTATGGGTATGTGATAGTTTTGCTTATTTTGTAGGAATGGCAATAGGAAGAAAGATTTTTAGTAGAGGATTTAATAGCATTAGTCCTAAAAAGTCAATAGAGGGATCAATTGGAGGAACAATTTTTACAATTTTATCTCTATTCTTATTAGATAAATATTTTAATTTAGTTCAAGGAGGAATACCATTTATAAATGTAGTGATCTTAGGTGGATTTATAAGTGCTGTAGCTCAGATAGGAGATCTAGGAGAATCTATGTTTAAGAGGGAGTTTAAAGTAAAAGATTCTGGAACTATATTAAGAGGTCATGGTGGAATATTAGATAGATTTGATAGCATGATTTTTGTTGCACCAGTGATGTATTATTTATTAAAATTTATTATATTATAG